From Bacillus oleivorans:
CTGCAGGTAATCATCTAAGCGGTCGAATCTCTCGTTCCACAAGCGACGGTAGGAATCCAGCCAGACCTCCAGCTCTTGAAAAGGTTCTGGCCTTAATTTGTAATACCGCCGATTAGTAACCGCATGTACCTCAACAAGTCCAGCATCACTAAGAACACGAAGATGTTTGGATGTTTGCGGCTGATTCAGGCCGAGACGATTTGCAATGTCCCCTACTGTGAGGGGCCCGTCACGCAAAAGTTCAACGATGTGTAGTCTGTTTGGTTCTGAAAGTGCACTAAAGGTTGAGTTCATGTTCTCAATATAACTGATTAGGAATATTCCTGTCAAGGAATATTTAAAAATTTTTTAAACTATTTTAAAAAACTTTGTACCTCTAGTGGCCCTATCAAGGACTGTTCTCCCGCTTTTCTTTAATTCTGTTTCTTTAGACACTCAATCGAGGACTCTTCCCTCTTTTCATTCATTCCAGTCATTTAGAGACCCCACCAAGAACTTATCCTCCTGTTCCCAATAAAAAACCGCATTCCCAATTAGGAAAGCGGCGCTAGCTGCCAATATCATTCACCATATAAAATTTTATCTTTTAAAGTAGTCAAAATGCTATAGGAAACCTCATCCCAAAGTGCTGCTTCTTCAACATAGCTCTTGGTTAATTTCTTGAAAGTTTCCTTTTGTTTCTCCGCAAAGGATGGGTCCTCTTTTGCCGGAAGAGCAGCCCTTACCTCATCGACAAGCTGCTGCAGCTTTGGTGCCCGCGGACCCCAGACTGCTTTTTCAGAACCATCATTATCGATAAAAATAAAGATTGGAATAGCACGGGATGTACCGTTTGTTAAATATTGATCCATTAACTCTAAGTTCTGGTCACGGAGCAGAAAGCGAATATCTATGTTTGCTTTTTCTGCAATTTTGACCAGTATCGGCACATTTAACATCGCGTCACCGCACCAGTCTTCTGTCAATACGATTGCTCGCAGCTGTTTTTCTTTTAATTGTTCTATTAGTTTGATATCGTCTTTTTCCAGCTCAAACCGCTCCAATATTTGAAGCATATTTTCTTTATTAACCTTCATTAGCGAAGTATATTGATTAAATGTTAAACCCTTTTCAAACCATTGTTCTAAAGTCATATTTTCCACCTCAAACTTATGTATTTGCTTTTAAATTACCAAATTTACTTTTAAAAAGCGAAAATTTAGATTCATGAAAAGAAAGAGACTACCCGCCGAAAACGAGCCGTCTCCCAATTACTCTTATCGTTTATTAATTTCTTCAACTAGCAATTTATTGACTAGCGGCGGATTAGCCTGTCCTTTCGTTGCCTTCATTATTTGACCCACTAAGAAGGCTAACGCTTTTTCTTTTCCGTCCTTATAATCTTGAATCGATTGCGGATTGTTATCTAGAACTTCTGCAATTATCTTTAATAACGTGCCCTCATCAGAGATTTGCACGAGTCCTTTTTCTTTAACAATCTTTTCAGGGTCTCCCCCTTTTTCAACCAATTCCTTAAAGACGTTCTTCGCAATTTTTGATGATATCGTTCCATTTTCAATTAATTTGATCAGACCCGCTAAACTTTCAGGTGTCAAAGCTACTTCTGCTAATTCTTTTCCTTCGGCATTTAAGTAGCCTGACACTTCACCCATCAGCCAGTTGGACGCCTGTTTCGAATCCGCGCCTGCTGTGATTGTTGCTTCAAAGAAATCAGACATTTCCTTCGTAATGGTCAGCACCTGAGCGTCATAGACTGGAAGTGAAAGCTCTTCAACATACCGTTTTTTCCGTTGATCAGGCAGTTCCGGAATTTCAGCCCTGATTCTTTCTTTCCATGCATCATCAATATTGAGCTCAACCAGATCTGGTTCTGGGAAGTAACGGTAATCCTCTGATCCTTCCTTAACTCTCATTAAAATTGTAGTGTTAGTCGCCTCGTCATAGCGGCGGGTTTCTTGACGTATGACTCCGCCTGACATTACAACCTCTTTTTGCCGGTTTTCTTCGTATTCTAAGCCTTTTCTGACAAAGTTAAAGGAGTTTAAGTTTTTCAGCTCTGTTTTTGTTCCGAATTCCTTTTGTCCGACTGGACGAATTGAGATATTTGCATCACAGCGAAGACTTCCTTCCTCCATTTTGCAATCAGAAACCCCTGTGTATTGAATAATTGATTTTAATTTTTCTAAATATGCATACGCCTCGTCAGGAGTACGAATATCTGGTTCGGATACTATTTCAATTAATGGGGTTCCCTGGCGATTGTAGTCCACAAGCGAATATCCATTTGGTGAATGGTTGAGCTTCCCTGCATCCTCCTCCAGATGAAGTCTTGTAATTCCGATTTTTTTCTTTTGTCCATTTACTTCAATCTCAATCCAGCCGTTTTCACCGATTGGTTTATCAAATTGAGATATTTGATAAGCTTTCGGGTTATCTGGGTAAAAATAGTTTTTTCGGTCAAACTTTGTAACCGTCGCAACTTCACAATTCAAAGCCATCGCAGCTTTCATCGCAAACTCGACTGCTTTTTTATTCAGCACAGGCAAAACACCTGGATACCCAAGCTCAATTACACTCGTATTGGTGTTAGGCTCGTCCCCAAAATTGTTTGGGCTGCTTGAAAAAATTTTCGACTCTGTTTTTAACTCAACGTGTACCTCTAAACCAATTATCGTTTCAAAGTCCATAATTTTTATTCCCCCCTTTACAGCGCTGGCTTTTCTTTATGATAGGCTGTGGCTTGTTCAAAAGCATGAGCAACTCTATAAACGGTCGCTTCATCAAAGTGCTTGCCGATGATTTGCAAGCCTAGCGGCAGACCATTTGAAAATCCGCAAGGGATCGAGATTCCTGGTACACCCGCCAGGTTAACTGGAATCGTTAAAATATCATTCGCATACATCGTTAGCGGATCATCGACTTTTTCACCAAGCTTAAAGGCAGGAGTTGGTGTCGTTGGTCCGACAATCACATCATATTTTTCAAAAACGTCTTCAAAGTCTTTTTTAATTAAGGTCCGCACCTTTTGCGCCTTTTTATAATACGCATCATAATATCCGGAACTTAAAGCAAAGGTTCCGAGCATAATCCGGCGCTTCACTTCGTCACCAAAGCCTTCTGCTCTCGTTTTTTTATAAAGTTCCATCAGACTTTCCGCATTTGGCGAACGGTAGCCATAGCGAACCCCGTCAAATCTTGCAAGGTTTGCCGATGCTTCAGAAGAGGACAATAAATAATAGGTTGCAATGCCATATTTCGAATGCGGGAGCGATACTTCCTCCCAAGCACCACCAAGTCCTTCTAACACTTTTAAAGCATCCAGCACAGATTGACGGACTTCTTCAGAAACGCCCTCGCCTAAATACTCTTTAGGTACCGCTATCTTTAGCCCTTTTATATCGCCTGTCAGTGCACTTGAAAACCGCGGCACTTCTACATTAGCCGATGTGGAGTCCATCGGATCAAGGCCAGAAATTGCTTCTAAAACATATGCATTATCTTCAACCGTCCGTGTAATAGGACCAATCTGATCTAAAGAAGATGCAAAAGCGACAAGGCCGAAACGTGACACCCGTCCATATGTAGGTTTCATCCCAACAACACCGCAAAATGAAGCTGGCTGGCGAATCGATCCGCCTGTATCAGATCCTAATGCATATGGAACTTCACCTGCCGCTACAGCAGCTGCAGATCCTCCTGAAGAGCCGCCTGGCACAGCTTCCAGGTTCCAAGGGTTCTTGGTTTTCTTGATACTGGAATTTTCCGTTGAAGATCCCATTGCAAATTCATCCATGTTCAATTTTCCAACGGTAATGGCGCCGTGTGCATCGAGCTTGTCCATAACGGTTGCATTATATATCGGATCAAAATTCTCCAGAATTTTACTGGCACAAGTTGTCTGGAGGCCCTTCGTTACGATATTATCCTTGATACCAACCGGGATACCAAATAGGACATTATCCTTGCTTTCCCCGACTCGGGTTTCCAGTTCCATCGCTTTCTGCTTCGCCTTTTCTTCATTTAAAGTTAAAAAGGCGTCCACCTTTGAATCGACTTCGCCAATCTTCTGAAAAGATTGGTTCACCAAGTCGGTTACTGATAATTCTTTTTTATGTAAAAGCTCATGTATATCTGCCAATTTATGATCAAATAATGACATCCTTTTCTCCCCCCTAGTCTAAAATAGATGGTACTTTAATTTGGCCGTCTTCATGATCAGGGGCGTTTTTCAGTACCTCCTCACGCGGAAGTCCTTTTTGCGGAATATCTTCCCTCAAAACATTCTTCATATCCAAAACATGAGATGTCGGTTCAATATTTGTTGTATCTAACTCATTTAATTGCTCAGCATAACCAATAATGGCATCTAATTGTTTTGTAAAAACTTCAGCTTCTTCTTCGGTAATTTCCAATCTTGCTAAATGAGCAACATGCTTTACTTCATCTAGTGAAATCCGAGACATACCATCTTCACCTCCATGAGAATTCGAACTGCTTAACAATAATATTGATTCTATCAATTTTCAGAGGGTCAGGCAACAATTCTGGGGGCAGTTCGGGATGTGCCTGTCACACTCTGAGATTTGTCGGCAACCCTCGTCAGGTAACAGTCACGCCACGAAGTTAGTCGATTGCCGTTTGGCTATTGCTAATTTTTCCAAGCATAGATTAATTTTAAAAATAGCAATTTAATACCATGAAAAGAAAATATCGACTGTTTGCTGTGTTGTTTTTGTCATTGGGAATGATTCTGTCTGCCTGTACTCAAAATCAAGCAAATCAAGGAGGAGGGAACCAAGAACTGCCTCAAAATATTGTTTATCAGCCAGAAAATAATCAGCAGGCTACCGGAAGGCATATTTGGCGAACTTATGATGAAGCAAATCCTGGCGGACAAGCTGGTGAGGCCCCTAACGAGGAACTGCAGCGAGGTCCTGTAAAACTGGTTGAACGAGCTGCTGTCGAATGGACGAACCGCGAGCGCCAGCGAAATGGACTTCAGCCTTTACGATTAAATGAAAAAGCCTGTGACATTGCAAGACTTAAATCGCAGGATATGCGAGATAAACAATACTTTTCTTACACCAGCCCTACCTACGGAACACCCCTTGAGATGATGAGAAACTTCCATTTACAATTTCGGATTGCTGCCGGTAACCATGCGGCCGGACCCGAAACAGCTGAAGAGGTCGTACGTCAATGGATGGAAAGTCCCGAACACCGGAGCCACATTGTGAACCCCGAGTTCACCGAAATTGGAGTCGGGTATGTAGATGGCGGTATATTAGGAAGTTACTGGACGCAGCTGCTGATTGATCCTAGGTAGAAGGAGATTGGAATTGGGCGGAGTTTTATTTTTATAGGCTCCAAAACTAATAATTGGGCTTTTTTCTATGTTAATTGGGCGAGTCTGTTAATTTTTTGGGCGGCTTCCCCCTTTAATTGGGTGCTCTAGATAGTTTTTCGGGCGGGATTACCCGGTTATGGGCTACCTGCTTAGTTTTTGGGCGCCTTTCCCATCATTCAGGCGCCTTTCCCATTTTTTCATAAAACGAAAAAATTAGACATAAAAGGGTAAAAGCGATTATTGATTATTAAAAAAGACCGGGAACGAATCCCAGTCTTCTTTTTCCCTTATAACAACTCTGAAGTCGTTTTTGCCTGCATATGAAGCAGTAAGTAATCTGGACCTCCAGCTTTTGAATCAGTACCAGACATATTGAATCCGCCAAATGGCTGATATCCGACGATCGCACCTGTACATCCGCGGTTGAAGTATAGGTTTCCTACGTGGAAATCTTCTCTGGCTTTTTCAATATTTAAACGGTTATTGGAGATAACAGCACCTGTTAGTCCATATTCCGTATCATTAGCCATATCGATTGCTTCATCAAAATCTTTTGCTTTCGCAAACGCCACAACTGGTCCGAAGATTTCTTCTTTCATCACACGTGCGTTACGGTCTACATCAGCAACAACAGTAGGCTTGATAAACCAGCCTTTTGAGTCATCCCCTTCACCGCCGGCCACGATACGTCCTTCACCTTTGCCAATTTCAATATAGGACATAATTTTATTGTATGCACCTTGATCAATAACTGGTCCCATATACGTTTCGCGCTTAACAGGGTCTCCTACAGTTAAACCATTTGTTAATTCAACCACTCGTTCTAATACTTGATCGTATACATCTTCTAACACAATCGCACGTGAACATGCAGAGCATTTTTGACCAGAGAAGCCAAATGCAGAAGCTACTATAGAGTGAGCAGCTAATTCAAGATCTGCTTCTTTATCGACAACAATTGTGTCTTTTCCGCCCATTTCGGCAATGACACGTTTTAACCAGATTTGGCCTTCGCTCAATCTGGATGCACGTTCATAAATACGGAGGCCTACATCCCTAGACCCTGTAAAGCTGATGAAACGGGTTTGAGGATGATCCACTAAATAATCGCCCACTTCGGCTCCGCTACCCGGAATATAGTTAAGGACACCTTTTGGAAGACCCGCTTCTTCAAGAATCTCAACAAATTTAGCTGCAACTACTGGAGTAGCTGAAGCAGGTTTTAATAAAACAGTGTTTCCTGAAACAAGTGCTGCAACCGTTGTTCCTGCCATAATCGCAAATGCAAAGTTCCAAGGAGAAATAACAACCCCTACACCAAGCGGAATATAGCCAAAACGGTTAATCTCACCTGGACGGCTTTGTACAGGTACACCGTCTTTAAGGCTGAGCATTTGACGTCCGTAATATTCCATAAAATCGATAGCTTCTGCTGTATCTGCATCTGCCTCATTCCATGGTTTTCCCGCTTCTTTTACTAAAAGCGCAGAAAACTCATGCTTGCGGCGTCTGACAATCGCAGCTGCGCGGAATAGAATATCTGCTCTCATTTCAGGCTTGGATTTTCTCCAAGTTTTGAAAGCTTCTGCTGCCGCTTTCATCGCTTGTTCTGCTAAATCTCTATTCGCCTTTGAAACCCTTCCTACGACTTCTTCTTTATTCGCTGGGTTTACGGAAACGATTTTATCATCTGTTGAAACTCGTTCTCCATTAATAACTAAATCATAGTCTTGTCCTAAGTAGCTCTCTACTAGTTTCAAACCTTCTTGAAACGCTTTTTGATTCTCTTCCTTTGAAAAATCAGTGAAAGGTTCGTGCTGATAAGGTTTAACCATATGATTCCCCTCCTTATATATTTAAACAAAACCGTTTACACTACACGTTCATTCTATCATGAAACAATTTTATTCTTCAAATTATTCCAAATGGAAAAATAGACTAGTAGGTGCATCTTAGACTTTCTTGGGAGGAAATGGCCTGTCATCACTTAATTTGGCCAATAGAACAAGGTTTTGACTGATAGGACTGTGATTTGACCAATCTACTTAATTTTTGACCGATAGTACACGATTTTGACTCATAGAAATCGATTTTGACCGATAGAATCGATATTTGACTGATAGATTCCTCGATTTGACCGATAGAATTTATTGTTGAGCAAAAAAACCTCTTCTATCCTACATCCCAAAAAAATAGACCTGCCAACCGGCAGATCTTATAGCTATTTAATAAACATACACATAAGGTTCATCGGCTTTCCGGTCTTTTACAATCAGAGCCTCAGGGCCGTTAACGGAAAGCACATTGACCTCAACTTTAAGCTCTTCCCCAAAATATTTCATCACTAAACCTGCGACATATTGGGTAAAACCGATGACTTCAGCTTCCCCATTAAATTGTATATTGATATCAATGTTAATGGAGTTCAGCTCTTCATTCACATAAAAGGCTTTTCCTACAATCCCATTAAAGTCTGGGAAGTAGCTTTCAACGTCTGTTTGAAAGTTAAGGAATGTAGTTGCATCTTCCCGATAGAGCTCTGTTGCCTCGTTTGACGGAAATAATACATAGTCCTCATTAATGCTGGTCCACTCTTTTATGCTGCTTTCCCCTTGATTCACATGGGTATAAGCAATAAAATTCCCGGGAACAACTGAATTTCGTTTTTCCTGTTTAAAAAGGGCGATC
This genomic window contains:
- a CDS encoding CAP domain-containing protein → MKRKYRLFAVLFLSLGMILSACTQNQANQGGGNQELPQNIVYQPENNQQATGRHIWRTYDEANPGGQAGEAPNEELQRGPVKLVERAAVEWTNRERQRNGLQPLRLNEKACDIARLKSQDMRDKQYFSYTSPTYGTPLEMMRNFHLQFRIAAGNHAAGPETAEEVVRQWMESPEHRSHIVNPEFTEIGVGYVDGGILGSYWTQLLIDPR
- the gatB gene encoding Asp-tRNA(Asn)/Glu-tRNA(Gln) amidotransferase subunit GatB; this translates as MDFETIIGLEVHVELKTESKIFSSSPNNFGDEPNTNTSVIELGYPGVLPVLNKKAVEFAMKAAMALNCEVATVTKFDRKNYFYPDNPKAYQISQFDKPIGENGWIEIEVNGQKKKIGITRLHLEEDAGKLNHSPNGYSLVDYNRQGTPLIEIVSEPDIRTPDEAYAYLEKLKSIIQYTGVSDCKMEEGSLRCDANISIRPVGQKEFGTKTELKNLNSFNFVRKGLEYEENRQKEVVMSGGVIRQETRRYDEATNTTILMRVKEGSEDYRYFPEPDLVELNIDDAWKERIRAEIPELPDQRKKRYVEELSLPVYDAQVLTITKEMSDFFEATITAGADSKQASNWLMGEVSGYLNAEGKELAEVALTPESLAGLIKLIENGTISSKIAKNVFKELVEKGGDPEKIVKEKGLVQISDEGTLLKIIAEVLDNNPQSIQDYKDGKEKALAFLVGQIMKATKGQANPPLVNKLLVEEINKR
- the gatC gene encoding Asp-tRNA(Asn)/Glu-tRNA(Gln) amidotransferase subunit GatC, translating into MSRISLDEVKHVAHLARLEITEEEAEVFTKQLDAIIGYAEQLNELDTTNIEPTSHVLDMKNVLREDIPQKGLPREEVLKNAPDHEDGQIKVPSILD
- a CDS encoding ArsR/SmtB family transcription factor; amino-acid sequence: MNSTFSALSEPNRLHIVELLRDGPLTVGDIANRLGLNQPQTSKHLRVLSDAGLVEVHAVTNRRYYKLRPEPFQELEVWLDSYRRLWNERFDRLDDYLQEMKRKEGEKKDSQ
- a CDS encoding thioredoxin family protein, which encodes MTLEQWFEKGLTFNQYTSLMKVNKENMLQILERFELEKDDIKLIEQLKEKQLRAIVLTEDWCGDAMLNVPILVKIAEKANIDIRFLLRDQNLELMDQYLTNGTSRAIPIFIFIDNDGSEKAVWGPRAPKLQQLVDEVRAALPAKEDPSFAEKQKETFKKLTKSYVEEAALWDEVSYSILTTLKDKILYGE
- the pruA gene encoding L-glutamate gamma-semialdehyde dehydrogenase — translated: MVKPYQHEPFTDFSKEENQKAFQEGLKLVESYLGQDYDLVINGERVSTDDKIVSVNPANKEEVVGRVSKANRDLAEQAMKAAAEAFKTWRKSKPEMRADILFRAAAIVRRRKHEFSALLVKEAGKPWNEADADTAEAIDFMEYYGRQMLSLKDGVPVQSRPGEINRFGYIPLGVGVVISPWNFAFAIMAGTTVAALVSGNTVLLKPASATPVVAAKFVEILEEAGLPKGVLNYIPGSGAEVGDYLVDHPQTRFISFTGSRDVGLRIYERASRLSEGQIWLKRVIAEMGGKDTIVVDKEADLELAAHSIVASAFGFSGQKCSACSRAIVLEDVYDQVLERVVELTNGLTVGDPVKRETYMGPVIDQGAYNKIMSYIEIGKGEGRIVAGGEGDDSKGWFIKPTVVADVDRNARVMKEEIFGPVVAFAKAKDFDEAIDMANDTEYGLTGAVISNNRLNIEKAREDFHVGNLYFNRGCTGAIVGYQPFGGFNMSGTDSKAGGPDYLLLHMQAKTTSELL
- the gatA gene encoding Asp-tRNA(Asn)/Glu-tRNA(Gln) amidotransferase subunit GatA, which encodes MSLFDHKLADIHELLHKKELSVTDLVNQSFQKIGEVDSKVDAFLTLNEEKAKQKAMELETRVGESKDNVLFGIPVGIKDNIVTKGLQTTCASKILENFDPIYNATVMDKLDAHGAITVGKLNMDEFAMGSSTENSSIKKTKNPWNLEAVPGGSSGGSAAAVAAGEVPYALGSDTGGSIRQPASFCGVVGMKPTYGRVSRFGLVAFASSLDQIGPITRTVEDNAYVLEAISGLDPMDSTSANVEVPRFSSALTGDIKGLKIAVPKEYLGEGVSEEVRQSVLDALKVLEGLGGAWEEVSLPHSKYGIATYYLLSSSEASANLARFDGVRYGYRSPNAESLMELYKKTRAEGFGDEVKRRIMLGTFALSSGYYDAYYKKAQKVRTLIKKDFEDVFEKYDVIVGPTTPTPAFKLGEKVDDPLTMYANDILTIPVNLAGVPGISIPCGFSNGLPLGLQIIGKHFDEATVYRVAHAFEQATAYHKEKPAL